From Phenylobacterium montanum, the proteins below share one genomic window:
- a CDS encoding TIGR01459 family HAD-type hydrolase, whose amino-acid sequence MSAPLPLTGLSAIADDYDVLLCDVWGVIHNGREGFPVACEALARFAADKPVVLISNAPRPAAAVHEQLERLGVPRAAWSAFVTSGDATRALLAERAPGPAWAIGPDRDAPLYEGLPLEFADPHEAAFISCTGPFDDEVETPEDYRTRFGVCLERDLAMICANPDIVVQRGDRLIYCGGALAQFYGDLGGKVIMAGKPHPPIYDLALAEAQRLLGRPVDRRRVLCVGDGLPTDVQGALHQHLDCLFVAGGIHRAEVCDATGALDPAAAAHRLAEDGLSARYLMADLIW is encoded by the coding sequence ATGAGCGCGCCCCTGCCCCTGACCGGCCTGTCAGCCATCGCCGACGACTATGACGTGCTGCTGTGCGACGTCTGGGGGGTGATCCACAACGGCCGCGAAGGCTTCCCCGTCGCCTGCGAAGCCCTGGCGCGTTTCGCAGCGGACAAGCCGGTGGTGCTGATCTCCAACGCGCCGCGGCCAGCCGCCGCCGTGCATGAGCAACTGGAGCGCCTGGGCGTGCCGCGGGCTGCCTGGAGCGCCTTCGTCACCTCCGGCGACGCCACCCGGGCGCTCCTCGCCGAGCGTGCGCCCGGCCCCGCCTGGGCGATCGGGCCGGATCGTGACGCCCCTCTCTACGAGGGCCTGCCCCTGGAATTCGCCGACCCGCACGAGGCGGCCTTCATCAGCTGCACCGGCCCCTTCGACGACGAGGTGGAGACGCCAGAGGACTACCGCACCCGTTTCGGGGTCTGCCTGGAGCGGGACCTGGCCATGATCTGCGCCAATCCCGACATCGTGGTCCAGCGCGGCGACCGGCTGATCTATTGCGGCGGGGCCCTGGCCCAGTTCTACGGCGACCTGGGCGGCAAGGTGATCATGGCTGGCAAGCCACACCCGCCGATCTACGACCTGGCTCTGGCCGAGGCTCAACGGCTGCTGGGCCGGCCGGTCGACCGCCGCCGTGTGCTGTGCGTCGGCGACGGCCTGCCGACCGACGTGCAAGGCGCCCTGCACCAGCATCTTGACTGCCTGTTCGTCGCCGGCGGTATCCACAGGGCCGAGGTGTGCGACGCCACAGGCGCCCTCGATCCGGCGGCCGCGGCGCACCGCCTGGCCGAAGACGGCCTTTCCGCCCGCTACCTGATGGCGGATCTGATCTGGTGA